The Dehalobacter sp. DCM sequence CTGATCTCGTTCCGGAGTATCTGCTGATTAGCGTGATGAGCATTCTTATTTTTACCTTAGCGCTGGGATCATACAGCCGGATTAATACGCTCTCCACCGATAATGACAGCTTAAGAGAAAAAAACGATCGTCTCTATCATCGACTTCAAAGCAGTACGGAATATGAAAATCAGGTCAAGTATATGACGCAGTTGGAAGAGAGGAATGCACTGGCTCAAAATATCCATGACAAGCTTGGACATGTTCTTGCCGGCAGCCTTATCCAGCTGGAAGCGGCTGCCGTGCTGATGGATAAAGATATACCGACATCTCAACACATGGTTAGAAATATTGTTCAGGTTCTGAAAGACGGTATGTCCGACATACGCTCCACGTTACGAGCAATCAAACCGGCTCCTGAGCAGTTGGGGATCAACCGTTTAAAAACAGTGGTAGATGAATTCGCGCACAACAGCCCGATTCAGGTACACTTGAACTATTCCGGGAATTTGGATCGTATCACCCATTGGCAGTGGAAAATAATCCTTGACAATGTGACCGAGAGTTTGACCAATGCCCTTAAATATTCTTCCGCGAACGATGTGAAAATCACCGTTGACGTCATGAACAAACTGATCAAGCTCGAAATAAAGGATAACGGCATTGGCTCAGTGTCTATTAAAAAAGGACTGGGCATTAAAGGCATGGAAGAAAGAAGTGAAAACAACGGCGGCAAGCTCTTAGTTGACGGTTCCAACGGGTTTTCCGTCATCACATTATTACCGGTTAAAGGAGATTAGAAAACGTATGGCAATTCGAATTCTCATCGCCGACGATGACGCATTGATACGCGAGGGTCTGAAAATCATCCTTCAGAATGATGAACGTTTTGAGGTCATCGCCTGCGTCGAAACCGGCTTACAAGCTGTGCAGTGCTGCGAAAAGGAGTCTGTTGATGTCGTTTTGCTCGATGTCCGGATGCCCATTATGGACGGACTTCAAGCATCAAAAGAAATATCTTTAAAGACCTCGGCTAAACCATTAATCCTGACCACATTTGACGATGATGATTTTATTTTTTCAGCCGTCAAAAATGGCTCCCGGGGCTACCTCCTCAAAAACAATGACCCGAGCAAGCTGATGGATGCCATTAAAACAGTTTATGACGGCGGAATCGTGATGCAGGACGTAGCGATGGAAAAAATACGGGAGGGATTAACTCTCAGCCAGGATTCTCGGCCAAAGATAGCCGAGCATGTATTTACCGACCGCGAATGGGATATCGTCAAACTCATTTCCAAGGGCTTAAGCAACCGGGATATTGCCGGTGAGCTTTTCATGTCCGAAGGCACTATTAAGAATTATATCAGCGCTATTCTGGCTAAAACAGGGCTTAAACACAGGACACAAATCGCCATATACTACCTGACCGGCCTGAAGCAAGACTCCTGACCCAAAACAGCCGGAATTACTCCCGTTGAAATAAATGACTTTCGTCATATCACGCAGTGACCTTTTGTACTAACACGAGGTCGCTTTTTTGATTACAATAAAATCAATTCATGATGTTGCCCATGATGAAAGCCAACGCATCGTGACGTACGTGATTATAGACCGTGGATGAAGGAGTGTTGTGTTATGAATATCCTGAAAATGGATCACATTACCAAGAAGTTCGGAGATGTTATTGCTGTCGATAATATGACCCTGAACCTTCCCGCAGGGGAAATATTCGGCTTATTAGGACCTAACGGCGCCGGGAAAAGCACGGCAATCAATCTGATCATCGGCTTATTGACCCCCAACAAGGGCAGTATTGAGATACTTGGCCAGAATAGCCGGGAAAATAAAGTTTTTGCTAAGAAAAACATCGGGATTGTTCCTCAGGACATTGCCATCTATGAAGACCTGACCTGTATGGAAAATGTTAAATTTTTTGCCGGCTTATACGGTTTGCGGGGTGCCTCCCTGACCAAAGCTGCTAAGGAAGCACTTGAATTTACCGGGTTAAGCGATAATGCCAAAGGTTACCCTAAAAGCTTTTCCGGCGGCATGAAACGGCGTCTGAATATTGCCTGCGCTATCGCCCATCACCCGAAACTCCTTATTATGGACGAACCAACGGTAGGCATCGATCCCCAGTCTCGCAATCATATCTTGCAATCCGTCAAACGATTGAATGCCATGGGCTGTTCCATCATCTATACGAGCCACTATATGGAGGAAGTAGAAGAAGTGTGTTCGTCAATTGCTATTATGGATCACGGAAAAGTGATCGCCATGGGAACGAAGGATGAGCTTAAAGCCCTCATCAGTGACTCAAATACGATTTGGATCACAGTCAATGACGACCTCTTCCGTGTGAAAGAAGATGCGCTTAAAACCATCCCCGGCGTCCGTCAGATAGATGTTGAAGAGAATACGATCAAAATAAGTTCTGCGAGAGAGGTGAATAACCTCGATAAGATCATCTGCTATTTTACCGAAAACAGCATCCCGATCAAAAGTGTTGAAAGCAAGGTCCCTGACCTTGAAACCGTTTTCTTATCTCTGACCGGCCGCAGTCTTCGAGACTAGGGGGGAGTGGAACAATGAGGTTATTATCAATTATCCGAAAAGAATTCATCCAAAATATCAGAAATACGAAAGCCAATATTATGATGATCCTATTTCCGATCGTTTTGATTACCATACTGGGAGCTGCTTTTTCCACTGCATTTTCTAACGATATCGCGCTGGACAATGTCAAGGTTCTTTATACCATCAACGGTGACCAGGAACTTTCCTCAAGCTTCAAAGGTTTTCTGGATGATTTGCACAACGAGGTCGGAATCACCTTTACTGAAGCAAAGAATAAAGATGCAGCGATCAGCAGTATCAAGAACACGGAATTCTCCTGTTATATTAACTTGACAGAGGATCCACAGAAAATAGAAATTATTAAGAACGCACGCTTTAACTTTGAGGCGAATTTGGTAGAGTCTCTTGTTAAGTCCTTTGCTTCCCGATACGAAGCCATCAGTCAAATTGCCCAAAATAATCCCTCTGTTCTGCCCTCCGTTTTGAGCAACCCCGCCATGGACTTTGTGAAGATACAATCATTGGATAAGAAACGACAGCCCGGTGCTCTTGACTATTATGCCGTCACCATGCTGACACTCATCTTGATGTACGCATCGCAATCGGGATTTTGGTCTATTAAAACAGAAAAAAGCTATAAAACTGGCAACAGAATGCTCTGCGCACCGGTCAACCGCATGGAGATATTGGCAGGCAAAACATTGGGCTCTATCTTTGTGACTGTTCTTCAGGGAACAATCGTCCTCCTGTTTAGTACGTATGCGCTGAAAGCGTATTGGGGAACAGATATTCCAACCATCTTCCTAATCATCATCTCTGAGGCTATTCTTGCCGTGAGCTTGGGTACCGGTATTGCTTATCTCATACACAATGACGGTGCAGGCAATGCCATTCTGAATATTATTGTCCCCGTTCTGGTCTTCCTTGGCGGCGGATATTTCCAATTACCCGAGTCCAGCTCGGTTTTACAAAAAATCACCGCAATATCACCGATAAAATGGACCAATGATGCGCTCTTCCGAGTCATCTATGATAAGGACTATACTTATGTTATCGCGGCGATTGCGGTCAATCTCTTGGCGGCAGCACTATTCTTGGGTATCGCTGCTCTGTTTTCCAAAAAGGAGGCGGTATAATTGAAAAACCTATGGTTAATCATGCAAAATACACTTAAAATTACCTTTCGAAAAAAGGGGAATATCATTGTTTATCTGCTTCTTCCCCTACTGGGAATCATGGTTTCCCAAGGCCTATATGCCGGCGCAAAATCCGGTTCTATGCCTATTGCTCTCAATGATCAGGATCAGAGTGTTTTGTCACAATACCTCCTGAGTGAAACGGAAAAGACCGGCAACTATCACATCGTCCAACTCGATAACAACGCAATCAAGGATCACCTCTTAGATCAACGCATTCGTGCCGAAATCATCATCCCTGCCGGTTATGCGCAAAGCATCTTGGCCATGTCTCCCCAAAAAATTGAAATTGTTTCTCTCAAGGGACAGGATACGACCATCTGGCTGGAGCAGTTCTATAATTTGCAGACACGCAATCTTGCCGATCTGGCGGTTGCGTCAGGCGGAGATCCCGCAGGTTTCAATACGATTTTTGAAGCATACAAGGATAATGCGTTAGCCGTACAGGATGTGGCGGTTCAAGACGAAAGTATCAGCAAAAGTATTACTTTAGAAAGTATGGGCTTCCTCCTATTGTTTGTTATGCTGGGTAGCGGATTTACCTCCATGCTGATTCTCAATGAAAAGAAATCACGCACGTATTACCGAATTTGCTCCAGCCCGGTTACTGCGAAAGCCTATCTAGGAGCAAACACACTGAGCAGCATGATCATCATCTCCATCCAGGCACTTATCATTATCCTGGCGTTAGCCTATGCTTTTCACGTCGAAACCTTTGTTCCGGGTTATATCCTCTTTATCATCCTCTTCTTATTTGGCTTGGTTTCGATTGGGATTGGCCTGGTCACAACTGTCTTCTCCTCTTCATCGTACATGGCGGGAACGCTTTCGACCTTGATCGTCACCCCGACGTGCCTCATCGGCGGCTGTTTCTGGCCTGTTTATCTGATGCCGGATATCATGCAGAAAATTGCCCATTTTACCCCGCAATGGTGGGCACTCGATGCGATTCAGCGCATTCAGTCCGGCAAGGAGCTGACAGATATCCTGATCAATATCGCCATATTACTTGGTTTTGCTGCGGCCTTGTTCTTAATTGCCGTCTTCCGATTTGCCCGGGAAGAAAATATTCAGAAGTTCGTTTAGATGGGCTAAGCTTACCACGCTGTTTTTATCTGGTGGAGTTTTTTTCGATGCGCTCATGGTTTATTTTGTGTTTTATCTCCCGTTGCCAAAACAGCACGCGCCACTCCCGGCACCCACGCCGCGACCGGAAAATCCTTTTCCTCCGGAGCCAAGTCCTGTACCCTTGCCGACACCTGTCCCGTCACAATAGGCTGCGTTTGCTTCGATTCGTTGGATCAACGCATCCGCTTCCTGCTGGGTCAACAATCCTGCAGTCACTTTTTTCTGGATGGCGGCCTTTTTGTTTATCAACATCTGTTCTTTGAATTCTTCCAGCAAACCGGCGTCAGCTGCAAGCTGGCCAAAGCTTTTCCCTGACTCTCTCTGGTCATAAGCCTGATCCACTGTAATCCCTTTCAATCCGGCATATATCTCCGCGGGAGACTTGTAAGTTGCTGCTAGCGCTGTCCCAGCTCCTACCAAGATAAGCCCTGCTGTTATAACACCAATAATCACTTTCTTCATTGCTGTTCCTCCTATCTAATCCTATTAGAGCATCGCTCTCTTTACTATGTACAGTTTATCGCGACATTATGAAGAAGTAATGGAGAACTCGTGTGAGTTTAGAGAACGACACGTATAGGCCCCCTAAATAAGTGCCTATCGAATGACCTTATATTTCGTAATAATCGAGTGGCAGATATATGCTGACCGTTGTTCCGTTTCCTGCTCTACTGGCCACTTCAATCCGTCCATGATGTGCCTCGATCAATGCTTTTGTTATGGTCAGACCAATCCCGGCTCCACCCGTTTTTCTGTCTCTGGATACATCTCCCCTGTAAAACCGTTCAAATATATGCGGGAGATCTCCTGCCGGAATGCCGCAGCCGGTATCTCTGATTTCGATAACTGCCTCTTTACCGTCTATATTCAGAGAAACACTGATACTGCCCTGTTCATCAGTATATTTATAGGCATTGAATAAAATATTGACAACGATCTGATTCAGTCGGTCGACATCCCCTTGTAACATGATTCCGGGCTGAATATGTGTGCTGAATTCGATTCTCTTTTCTCTGAATAGGGATGTAAAGTTCGCACTGGCCTTTTCCAGTAAATGGGATAAATCCAAAGGAGTCACATTTAAGACAATGGCCTCATTTTCCACCACCGACAATTCGTTCAGATCAGTGATCAAGCGCGTTATTCGGATGATTTCATCATAGCAGTTGCTCAATCGTTGCGGTGTGACTTCCCATACACCGTCGATCATCGCTTCGATATGGCTTTGCAGCGTTGCCAAAGGGGTTCTTAATTCATGGGCGATATCGGACGTCAGCCTTTTGCGCAGCTTTTCTTGATTTTTTAGAGAACGGGCAAGTCCCTCCGTGGCCTTTGCTAATTCATCGATTTCGATGGTCTGTGAGAGGACCTGCACTGTATCCTCTCTATTTTCGGCAATCGTCTCTAAGTTGCGCTTAACCCGCATCAACGGCTGCAAAAACTTACCGGCGACATTTTTGCTGATGATCCGTGCTAGCCATACTGAAAGAATCAGTGCCACCAGAAAAACAAAATTGATTGCCAAGATAAATCCGCGATCTTCCGTTGTGGCGATGATTGAGGTACGACGCCCGATTGCTACTTTCCCGATGCCCTTTTCTTCGCCTTGGAGACGATATTCCCTATACGTCAGCTTCGACTCAGAAATCACAGGGGTATCCCTCATCATCATTCCCTGTCCGCGGCCCATCATATTTCGACCATTGCCGAAGGTGAGCGAATTAAACAACAATGTTCCCGAAGCATCATAGAGCTTGATCTCTGCGTTCTCGCTGTTGGCGTATTGTACAAGCCGCATCCACTCGACCTGAACAAACCCATTATCTGTAGCGTACCGATCTTCTAGGTACATAACGATTTTTCGATCGCTCTTCAGACTGACCTGTTCAACGTAATGATGAAAAAAGTAAAGGATTCCGATATTGCTTAGGGTAAATATAACCAGAACAGAGACAACGGTCACCAGAATAAAATATCGGCGCAACTGTCTATCAATCGTAATCATAGCCGCTCACCGGTGAATTTATAACCAATACCATATACAGTAGTAACATATAAGGGTTCTTTATAGTCATCCTCGATCTTTTGTCGGATATTTTTAACATGCGTGTCAATTGTCCTCTCATACCCGGCAAAATCAAAACCAAGCGCGCTATCGATTAATTGTGTTCTGGAAAACGTCCGGTTAGTATTCTTCGCCAGGGTAAGCAGGATACTGAATTCATTGGGTGTAAGCCTTACTTCTTGTCCCTTTTTCCGGACCGTATGTTCCTCTTCATTGATTTCCAAATCACCGCTGTTAAAGGAGAGAACGGGACCTGCCAAGTTGTTTCTCGCTGTGCGCCGTAAGATCGCTTTCACCCGCATGACCAATTCCCGGGGGCTGAAAGGCTTGACTAAATAATCATCTGCACCTAAGGCCAGTCCGTTGATTCGATCTTCTTCAGCGTTCTTTGCTGTGAGCATCAGCACCGGAACATTGGATTCCCGTCGGATAAGCCGGCATATCTCTTCCCCGGACAATCCTGGAAGCATGAGGTCTAATATGAGGAAGTCGGGCTTAAGCAAAGGAAATAAGCGGTAAGCTTCTTCCCCGTTGACAGATGTAAAAACATCGTAACCTTCCTTTTGTAAATAATCTTTAATTACTTCCAACAAATTGACTTCATCGTCCACGACCAGAATCTTTGTCATACTCCCACTCCTTATCCGTCAGGATGGTCATAAGCAATCACTGCTACTTATTCAATTTTACCTTGTTTAATGAATATTCTGCAAGCTTCGTATTCTTTTGCACAAAAAGTCCCTTTGACGTCAGTGTGAAACATCTTAAATATCTCCGAAATAAGAAAAGCTTGGCTGGAGCCAAGCCCTTGGCGCAGGCTCCAGCCCTAGCAGCACTATATGCATTAGAAAGTCTTTTAGAGTTTTTCTGATATGTAAGCAAAAAACACTGCTCCCAGCTTGGCTGCGCAGTGTTTTTATCTATTGTATATGATGCCAGGTTATACAGTGACGTGTCGATTGGATTCTAACGCTTATTGCTTGTTCTCGATTTTTTCTAACAGTTTTTCGCGCTCGCCATTAATAAAGTTGTAATGGTGGCAGGTATCCGGATACTGTTGTCCGACGACATCGTCTTTATAGCCATTCAATGCCTCAAGAATGATCGAATTCAGGTCAACATATTTCTTAACAAATTTCGGGGTAAACGCATCGAAGAATCCCAGCATGTCATGAACTATCATGAGCTGACCATGGACATGGGGACCTGCCCCAATCCCAATAACCGGGATATTGGCACGTTCAGCAACTATTTTGCCGACTTCCGGCGGAATCGCTTCCAGAAGCAGCAGGCTGATACCGGCTTCTTCCAGGATCTTGGCGTCTTCAATGATCCGCAGCGCCCCGGCGCAATCTCTGCCTTGAGACTTCAAGCCACCGAGTTGAGCCATGGACTGCGGTGTCAGGCCAAGATGTCCCATGACTGGTATAGTCGCCTTCACCATGGCTTCGACGGTATCCGCCATATTGGCTCCACCCTCAATTTTGACTGCATCACAACCTGCTTCAGCCATAAAACGGCTGGCGTTGCGAATGGCTTCCTTTTTGCTGATCTGATAGGTCATGTAGGGCATATCCCCCACCAGAAATGATGACGGCGAGCCTTTACGTACAGCCTTAGCGTGAGTAACCATCGTATCCAAATCCATACCAAGAGTCGTTTCTTCTCCCATGACCGTCATCGCCATTGAATCCCCGACAAGAACGATATCTATACCAGCCTTCTCTTCGAGAAGTGCCATTGGATAGTCATAGCAGGTCAGCATGGTAATTTTTTCACCAGCGTTAATCTTTGTGTGCAGTGTGTTAATGTTTACTTTCGGACGCATTGTCTCTTTCCCTCCAAATTACATTAAAATGATTATGTAAAATCATTAAATAATAATATATACTAAACGCGGCGGATTGTCTACCCCC is a genomic window containing:
- a CDS encoding sensor histidine kinase, with translation MTNWLLGTKLLLIAYMIMCFVLRGTAQIALVVLCLLLYIIFSMLFLFPKKVWQKRASLSAGILTLIIAAIWVNDLFIFLLPLTILELFDQFYQHARFTLIPDGLVVFFLPADLVPEYLLISVMSILIFTLALGSYSRINTLSTDNDSLREKNDRLYHRLQSSTEYENQVKYMTQLEERNALAQNIHDKLGHVLAGSLIQLEAAAVLMDKDIPTSQHMVRNIVQVLKDGMSDIRSTLRAIKPAPEQLGINRLKTVVDEFAHNSPIQVHLNYSGNLDRITHWQWKIILDNVTESLTNALKYSSANDVKITVDVMNKLIKLEIKDNGIGSVSIKKGLGIKGMEERSENNGGKLLVDGSNGFSVITLLPVKGD
- a CDS encoding response regulator transcription factor, producing MAIRILIADDDALIREGLKIILQNDERFEVIACVETGLQAVQCCEKESVDVVLLDVRMPIMDGLQASKEISLKTSAKPLILTTFDDDDFIFSAVKNGSRGYLLKNNDPSKLMDAIKTVYDGGIVMQDVAMEKIREGLTLSQDSRPKIAEHVFTDREWDIVKLISKGLSNRDIAGELFMSEGTIKNYISAILAKTGLKHRTQIAIYYLTGLKQDS
- a CDS encoding ABC transporter ATP-binding protein; this encodes MNILKMDHITKKFGDVIAVDNMTLNLPAGEIFGLLGPNGAGKSTAINLIIGLLTPNKGSIEILGQNSRENKVFAKKNIGIVPQDIAIYEDLTCMENVKFFAGLYGLRGASLTKAAKEALEFTGLSDNAKGYPKSFSGGMKRRLNIACAIAHHPKLLIMDEPTVGIDPQSRNHILQSVKRLNAMGCSIIYTSHYMEEVEEVCSSIAIMDHGKVIAMGTKDELKALISDSNTIWITVNDDLFRVKEDALKTIPGVRQIDVEENTIKISSAREVNNLDKIICYFTENSIPIKSVESKVPDLETVFLSLTGRSLRD
- a CDS encoding ABC transporter permease, producing the protein MRLLSIIRKEFIQNIRNTKANIMMILFPIVLITILGAAFSTAFSNDIALDNVKVLYTINGDQELSSSFKGFLDDLHNEVGITFTEAKNKDAAISSIKNTEFSCYINLTEDPQKIEIIKNARFNFEANLVESLVKSFASRYEAISQIAQNNPSVLPSVLSNPAMDFVKIQSLDKKRQPGALDYYAVTMLTLILMYASQSGFWSIKTEKSYKTGNRMLCAPVNRMEILAGKTLGSIFVTVLQGTIVLLFSTYALKAYWGTDIPTIFLIIISEAILAVSLGTGIAYLIHNDGAGNAILNIIVPVLVFLGGGYFQLPESSSVLQKITAISPIKWTNDALFRVIYDKDYTYVIAAIAVNLLAAALFLGIAALFSKKEAV
- a CDS encoding ABC transporter permease; the protein is MKNLWLIMQNTLKITFRKKGNIIVYLLLPLLGIMVSQGLYAGAKSGSMPIALNDQDQSVLSQYLLSETEKTGNYHIVQLDNNAIKDHLLDQRIRAEIIIPAGYAQSILAMSPQKIEIVSLKGQDTTIWLEQFYNLQTRNLADLAVASGGDPAGFNTIFEAYKDNALAVQDVAVQDESISKSITLESMGFLLLFVMLGSGFTSMLILNEKKSRTYYRICSSPVTAKAYLGANTLSSMIIISIQALIIILALAYAFHVETFVPGYILFIILFLFGLVSIGIGLVTTVFSSSSYMAGTLSTLIVTPTCLIGGCFWPVYLMPDIMQKIAHFTPQWWALDAIQRIQSGKELTDILINIAILLGFAAALFLIAVFRFAREENIQKFV
- a CDS encoding DUF2680 domain-containing protein, translated to MKKVIIGVITAGLILVGAGTALAATYKSPAEIYAGLKGITVDQAYDQRESGKSFGQLAADAGLLEEFKEQMLINKKAAIQKKVTAGLLTQQEADALIQRIEANAAYCDGTGVGKGTGLGSGGKGFSGRGVGAGSGACCFGNGR
- a CDS encoding sensor histidine kinase, which gives rise to MITIDRQLRRYFILVTVVSVLVIFTLSNIGILYFFHHYVEQVSLKSDRKIVMYLEDRYATDNGFVQVEWMRLVQYANSENAEIKLYDASGTLLFNSLTFGNGRNMMGRGQGMMMRDTPVISESKLTYREYRLQGEEKGIGKVAIGRRTSIIATTEDRGFILAINFVFLVALILSVWLARIISKNVAGKFLQPLMRVKRNLETIAENREDTVQVLSQTIEIDELAKATEGLARSLKNQEKLRKRLTSDIAHELRTPLATLQSHIEAMIDGVWEVTPQRLSNCYDEIIRITRLITDLNELSVVENEAIVLNVTPLDLSHLLEKASANFTSLFREKRIEFSTHIQPGIMLQGDVDRLNQIVVNILFNAYKYTDEQGSISVSLNIDGKEAVIEIRDTGCGIPAGDLPHIFERFYRGDVSRDRKTGGAGIGLTITKALIEAHHGRIEVASRAGNGTTVSIYLPLDYYEI
- a CDS encoding response regulator transcription factor, encoding MTKILVVDDEVNLLEVIKDYLQKEGYDVFTSVNGEEAYRLFPLLKPDFLILDLMLPGLSGEEICRLIRRESNVPVLMLTAKNAEEDRINGLALGADDYLVKPFSPRELVMRVKAILRRTARNNLAGPVLSFNSGDLEINEEEHTVRKKGQEVRLTPNEFSILLTLAKNTNRTFSRTQLIDSALGFDFAGYERTIDTHVKNIRQKIEDDYKEPLYVTTVYGIGYKFTGERL
- the panB gene encoding 3-methyl-2-oxobutanoate hydroxymethyltransferase: MRPKVNINTLHTKINAGEKITMLTCYDYPMALLEEKAGIDIVLVGDSMAMTVMGEETTLGMDLDTMVTHAKAVRKGSPSSFLVGDMPYMTYQISKKEAIRNASRFMAEAGCDAVKIEGGANMADTVEAMVKATIPVMGHLGLTPQSMAQLGGLKSQGRDCAGALRIIEDAKILEEAGISLLLLEAIPPEVGKIVAERANIPVIGIGAGPHVHGQLMIVHDMLGFFDAFTPKFVKKYVDLNSIILEALNGYKDDVVGQQYPDTCHHYNFINGEREKLLEKIENKQ